A genomic region of Candidatus Bathyarchaeota archaeon contains the following coding sequences:
- a CDS encoding ATP-dependent DNA ligase, giving the protein MPTPFRNLAELCEKLEGMKKRTHMISLASYFLKSLEPEEVEPAVSMILGNALPKSSQQTLEVSWATISEIIKRITRVSREVFTEAFSKTGDVGSAAKIVFEKSKVKRQVSLFKRTLTIMDVRKSFEAIAEATGPGSREKKERLLEALLSSASPLEVKYLVKIIIGEMRTGLQEGLMEQAVSEAFHVPVDVIRKASMTLGDIGTVASMAKTQGKEGLLKVSLMVFRPVKLMLAQTAASVAEALKEHGGKTAFEYKLDGARVQIHKEGGIVKIYSRRLTDVTESLPEIAEIVKKNVKAQSAILEGEVIAVDGKGNPLPFQHLMRRFKRIHGIEGAASAIPVKLFLFDILYLNGQNLTILPYLQRRQILAESVGEISLTRQIITDSVKEAEQFLKEATSSGHEGLMAKKVDSKYMPGIRGKRWLKIKPTLPPLDLVIVAAEYGYGRRREWLSDYYLAARDNNTGEFLIVGKTFKGLTDAEIIEMTERLKALAIKEEPRRVFVVPKLVVEVAYNEIQRSPKYKCGMALRFARITRIRDDKTAEEADTIQRVREIYESQFSKKGNINLKTINTLRVD; this is encoded by the coding sequence ATGCCCACCCCTTTTAGGAACCTTGCGGAATTATGTGAAAAACTAGAAGGCATGAAAAAACGAACCCACATGATCAGCCTAGCTTCTTATTTTCTAAAATCTCTAGAACCCGAAGAGGTTGAGCCCGCTGTTTCAATGATTTTAGGAAACGCGCTTCCTAAAAGTAGCCAGCAAACTCTAGAAGTAAGCTGGGCTACCATAAGCGAAATAATCAAGCGCATAACCAGAGTTAGCCGGGAAGTTTTCACAGAAGCCTTCAGCAAAACTGGCGATGTTGGCTCGGCTGCAAAAATTGTATTTGAAAAAAGCAAGGTTAAGAGGCAAGTGTCTCTGTTCAAAAGAACTTTAACGATAATGGATGTTAGGAAAAGTTTTGAAGCCATAGCAGAGGCCACCGGCCCTGGCTCTAGAGAAAAAAAGGAGCGCTTGTTAGAAGCGTTGTTGAGTTCAGCATCTCCTCTCGAAGTCAAATACTTAGTTAAAATAATTATCGGGGAAATGCGGACCGGCCTCCAAGAGGGCCTAATGGAACAAGCAGTTTCCGAGGCATTCCATGTTCCGGTTGATGTCATTCGAAAAGCCAGTATGACATTGGGCGACATTGGAACTGTGGCGTCGATGGCTAAAACCCAAGGAAAAGAAGGTCTTTTAAAAGTAAGCCTCATGGTTTTTAGGCCTGTTAAACTTATGTTGGCGCAAACAGCCGCCAGTGTGGCGGAAGCCCTTAAAGAGCACGGTGGAAAAACAGCTTTCGAATATAAGCTTGACGGCGCCAGAGTTCAAATTCATAAGGAAGGCGGAATTGTCAAAATTTACAGCCGCAGGTTAACGGATGTCACTGAAAGCCTTCCAGAAATAGCTGAAATTGTCAAAAAGAACGTGAAAGCTCAAAGCGCCATTTTGGAGGGCGAAGTCATAGCCGTCGACGGCAAGGGCAACCCATTACCTTTCCAACATTTAATGCGAAGATTTAAAAGAATCCACGGAATTGAAGGGGCAGCCTCAGCCATACCGGTTAAACTCTTCCTTTTCGACATCCTATACTTAAATGGGCAAAACTTAACAATACTTCCATATCTCCAGAGGAGACAAATTTTAGCCGAAAGCGTCGGCGAAATCTCTTTAACAAGGCAAATAATAACCGACAGTGTTAAAGAAGCCGAACAATTTCTTAAAGAAGCCACGAGTTCCGGCCATGAAGGGCTCATGGCTAAAAAAGTTGACAGCAAATATATGCCCGGGATACGTGGAAAACGTTGGCTCAAGATAAAGCCGACGCTTCCCCCACTTGATCTGGTAATCGTTGCAGCGGAATATGGCTACGGAAGAAGGCGTGAATGGCTGTCAGACTATTATCTTGCAGCGCGAGATAACAATACTGGCGAGTTCTTGATTGTAGGTAAAACTTTCAAGGGGCTAACAGATGCGGAAATCATTGAAATGACAGAACGTCTCAAAGCATTGGCAATTAAAGAAGAACCTAGAAGAGTTTTTGTGGTTCCAAAACTAGTTGTGGAAGTAGCCTACAACGAAATTCAAAGAAGCCCAAAATATAAATGCGGTATGGCATTGCGGTTCGCGCGGATAACCCGCATACGAGACGATAAAACTGCCGAGGAAGCTGACACTATACAGCGGGTTAGAGAAATCTACGAGAGCCAATTCTCTAAAAAAGGTAATATAAACTTGAAAACCATAAATACGCTTCGGGTTGATTGA
- a CDS encoding HesA/MoeB/ThiF family protein: MAKPRRPKISYNEFYSRQLVLKELGPQGQEKLAKSKVAVVGLGGLGTVSALYLTLAGVGYLRIIDQDTVEPHNLHRQVLYTAKDLGYPKAEVSAKRLMERNPFIEVEAIPENVNADNVEKLLNGVDCVVDGLDNIRTRYIVNRACVKLKIPYVFGAAIGVEGNISVFAPPETPCLECVLPNIDDSTIPTCDVRGVLGATPGIIGTMEAMEALKLLAGIGEPLKGKLMICDFNDMYFTTIEINKRPGCPACKGEATTHKIREKLVWLCGRNTVNINPEKPLKINMETIHAKLKENFKIRLKSSMAIVFAYQKYEITLFNHGRMLIKNVPDEETATKIYQEIKQKIGLN; the protein is encoded by the coding sequence ATGGCAAAACCAAGAAGGCCTAAAATCTCTTACAATGAATTTTACAGTCGACAACTCGTCTTAAAAGAGCTCGGCCCGCAGGGACAAGAAAAGCTTGCAAAATCCAAAGTTGCTGTTGTAGGCCTCGGCGGCCTTGGCACAGTTTCGGCGCTTTACCTAACATTGGCTGGTGTTGGATACCTGCGCATAATAGACCAAGATACTGTTGAGCCCCACAATTTGCATAGACAAGTTTTGTACACTGCAAAAGATTTAGGTTATCCGAAGGCTGAGGTTTCAGCGAAACGGCTTATGGAAAGAAACCCTTTCATAGAGGTTGAGGCAATTCCTGAAAACGTGAATGCGGATAATGTTGAAAAACTTTTAAACGGTGTTGACTGCGTCGTTGACGGTTTAGATAACATTCGAACCCGTTATATCGTTAACCGTGCATGTGTGAAACTAAAGATTCCATATGTTTTTGGAGCAGCAATAGGCGTTGAAGGAAATATCTCAGTTTTTGCGCCTCCGGAGACACCATGCCTAGAATGTGTTTTACCAAACATTGACGACAGCACTATTCCCACGTGCGATGTCAGAGGCGTGCTTGGAGCGACACCGGGCATAATAGGCACGATGGAAGCCATGGAAGCCTTAAAGCTTTTGGCAGGCATAGGCGAACCCCTAAAAGGCAAACTCATGATATGCGATTTCAACGACATGTACTTTACCACAATAGAAATCAACAAAAGGCCGGGTTGCCCGGCGTGCAAAGGCGAAGCAACAACTCATAAAATTCGAGAAAAATTAGTTTGGCTGTGTGGAAGAAACACAGTCAACATAAATCCGGAAAAACCATTAAAAATAAACATGGAAACCATTCATGCAAAGCTAAAGGAAAACTTCAAAATTCGACTAAAATCCTCAATGGCAATAGTCTTCGCCTACCAGAAATATGAGATAACCCTATTCAACCATGGAAGAATGTTAATAAAAAACGTGCCAGACGAAGAAACAGCAACAAAGATATACCAAGAAATCAAACAGAAAATTGGATTAAACTGA
- a CDS encoding isoprenylcysteine carboxylmethyltransferase family protein, translating to MVFYVFGFFWSIPEFREPQFYLFLFEPRIMFGRVVALVGLIIFLTAFIQMLRMRRKRLLTSGLYSVVRHPQYFGIIVMTLGLTIMSIQWSGMEPKVLLMWLIEVLGYCLLASYEERCLLNKHGKEYRQYKQKVPFIFPISVSRMPEPILTLTVALIIAAVLTLL from the coding sequence TTGGTATTTTATGTATTTGGATTCTTTTGGAGTATTCCGGAATTTAGAGAACCGCAATTTTACCTTTTCCTTTTTGAACCGAGGATAATGTTTGGAAGGGTTGTTGCGCTGGTTGGTTTGATAATATTCTTAACGGCTTTTATTCAGATGTTGAGGATGAGGCGAAAGCGGCTTTTAACCAGCGGACTCTATTCAGTTGTCAGACATCCTCAATACTTTGGAATTATCGTTATGACTTTAGGGTTAACTATAATGTCTATACAATGGTCGGGAATGGAGCCTAAAGTCCTTTTAATGTGGCTGATTGAGGTTTTGGGCTACTGCTTGCTGGCGAGCTACGAGGAGCGATGCCTCTTAAACAAGCATGGAAAAGAGTATCGACAATATAAGCAAAAGGTTCCGTTTATATTCCCAATAAGTGTAAGTAGGATGCCTGAACCAATCCTCACATTAACAGTGGCGCTAATAATAGCCGCTGTGTTAACACTACTATAG
- a CDS encoding site-specific integrase, which produces MAAKLGNPRLLQITFHTFRHWKATMEYHRTKDILYVMKLLGHKNIKNTLIYTQLVSFEDNEYICKAARNIEEATKLIEEGFEYVCDMEGIKLFRKRK; this is translated from the coding sequence TTGGCCGCTAAGCTTGGGAACCCAAGACTGTTACAGATAACCTTTCATACGTTCCGTCATTGGAAAGCCACCATGGAATACCATAGAACCAAAGACATTCTTTACGTCATGAAGCTGCTCGGACACAAAAACATCAAAAACACCCTAATTTATACACAGCTAGTAAGCTTTGAGGACAACGAATACATTTGCAAGGCTGCAAGAAACATTGAAGAAGCAACCAAACTCATAGAAGAAGGATTTGAATATGTCTGCGACATGGAAGGCATAAAACTCTTCAGAAAAAGGAAATAG
- a CDS encoding tyrosine-type recombinase/integrase, which translates to MASRQAKNKPIACPECCPLRFGRHSLLPPNMRLPAFWGEKWAAGATEQTTKTDPAQADVKGKILEFAWRMKKQGYSESTVIGRTKLLRILVKRGANLLDPESVKDVIAKQTWSEGRKELAVEAYSSFLQMIGGNWNPPKYRRIEKLPFIPTEAEIDQLIAGCGKKMSAFLQLLKETAARAGEAWNLQWADIDFVNRTIRISPEKGSSPRIFKVSSKLLAMLSMLPKTSTRVFGGLSPKRICKILPKVKKIIGR; encoded by the coding sequence TTGGCTTCACGGCAAGCCAAAAACAAGCCTATAGCCTGTCCAGAATGCTGTCCCCTAAGGTTTGGACGCCATAGCCTATTACCGCCAAATATGCGCCTCCCAGCCTTTTGGGGCGAAAAATGGGCTGCGGGGGCCACAGAGCAGACAACCAAAACAGACCCAGCTCAAGCTGACGTTAAAGGCAAAATCCTAGAGTTTGCATGGCGGATGAAAAAGCAAGGCTACTCGGAATCAACGGTGATCGGCAGGACCAAGCTTCTGAGAATTCTCGTTAAACGCGGTGCAAACCTGCTAGATCCAGAATCTGTAAAAGACGTTATCGCTAAGCAGACTTGGAGCGAAGGCCGAAAAGAGCTTGCCGTTGAAGCCTACAGCAGTTTTCTCCAAATGATCGGGGGCAACTGGAACCCGCCAAAATACAGACGCATTGAAAAGCTTCCATTCATTCCCACAGAGGCAGAGATAGATCAGCTGATTGCGGGTTGCGGAAAGAAAATGTCAGCCTTTCTACAACTGCTTAAAGAAACAGCAGCCAGAGCCGGCGAAGCTTGGAATCTTCAATGGGCGGACATAGACTTCGTCAACAGGACTATTAGGATATCGCCGGAAAAAGGCAGCAGCCCAAGAATCTTCAAAGTTTCAAGCAAGCTGCTTGCAATGCTTTCCATGCTTCCAAAAACTTCAACAAGAGTTTTCGGGGGATTATCCCCTAAGAGGATTTGCAAGATCCTTCCAAAGGTCAAGAAAATTATTGGCCGCTAA
- a CDS encoding beta-propeller domain-containing protein: MQVKLKRILLSYGVATVLLAILLAAVCYNLGVLHGTQRFYSKLKTFSSYEELEFFLKTNMEKASRTFQLYGSPFVNILEAKTIAPNVRDVNGVLEYSTTNIQVEGVDEADIVKTDGKYLYVVSGSTVHILQAYPPEQAALLSKIVLDEAYGIELYVNGDRLAVLGRSHVYALKSVRSYYGNAFIKVYDVSDKADPVLTRTIIFNGSLSGSRMIGDYVYVVITQPAIRPSEKNETDLEVNLPKIIINGYIKEVKPTDIRYVDVLDVSYFFTTVIAVNIADDTQEPTCESILTSTTSCMYVSTTNMYLTTPNTDAWIQTLMATEPKYETLIYRVKLDRDKIVWEAEGDVPGYVLNQFSMDEYNGFFRVATTIGWSETSVNNLFVLDMNLNIVGSLTNLDPGKQIYAARFMRDRCYLVTFYQKDPFFVIDISNPFKPKVLGALEIEGFSGYLHPYDESHIIGVGMEENSVKVSLYNVADVANPKEIDRFLIGNWSTTPVLWDHKAFLFDKEKQVLALPISISWMETVKEREYYSKGFWQGAYIFNMSLNGFKLKGSIIHQENATLVEGDFEVKRILFINNVLYTVSNAKVKLNSMEDLAFIKEIKLG, encoded by the coding sequence TTGCAGGTGAAATTAAAAAGGATACTGTTATCATATGGTGTTGCAACAGTGCTTTTAGCTATTCTGCTTGCAGCCGTATGTTATAACTTAGGCGTTCTACATGGGACACAGAGGTTTTATTCTAAGCTTAAAACCTTTTCAAGCTATGAAGAACTCGAATTTTTCTTGAAGACTAACATGGAAAAAGCTTCAAGAACCTTTCAATTGTACGGCTCTCCTTTCGTAAATATCCTAGAGGCAAAAACCATCGCTCCTAATGTTCGAGATGTTAATGGCGTGCTTGAGTATTCGACTACGAACATTCAAGTGGAAGGTGTGGACGAAGCTGACATAGTGAAGACTGACGGCAAGTATTTGTATGTTGTTTCAGGCAGCACGGTGCATATACTTCAAGCTTATCCGCCTGAACAAGCCGCATTACTCTCAAAAATCGTTTTAGATGAGGCATACGGTATAGAACTTTATGTAAACGGAGATAGGCTTGCAGTTTTGGGAAGAAGCCATGTTTACGCTTTAAAAAGTGTGCGGTCTTACTATGGAAACGCGTTCATTAAGGTCTACGACGTGTCAGACAAGGCTGATCCTGTTCTTACAAGAACCATAATTTTCAACGGATCTCTTTCTGGTTCGCGAATGATAGGGGACTATGTCTATGTAGTGATCACGCAGCCAGCTATACGTCCAAGTGAAAAGAACGAAACAGACCTAGAGGTGAATTTGCCAAAAATTATTATCAACGGCTACATTAAAGAGGTGAAACCTACGGACATACGTTACGTCGACGTTTTAGATGTATCTTATTTCTTCACGACAGTCATTGCAGTAAACATTGCAGACGATACTCAAGAGCCAACTTGCGAATCAATCTTAACAAGCACAACATCATGCATGTACGTTTCAACAACAAACATGTACTTGACAACCCCTAACACGGATGCGTGGATTCAAACGTTAATGGCAACTGAGCCAAAATATGAAACATTAATTTATAGAGTTAAACTGGACAGAGATAAAATAGTGTGGGAGGCTGAGGGGGATGTTCCAGGGTATGTGCTCAATCAGTTCAGCATGGATGAGTATAACGGTTTCTTTAGGGTAGCTACAACCATTGGATGGAGTGAAACTTCCGTTAACAACTTATTCGTATTGGACATGAACTTGAACATCGTTGGAAGCCTTACAAACCTAGATCCTGGCAAACAGATATACGCGGCAAGGTTTATGAGGGACAGATGCTATCTTGTAACATTCTACCAGAAGGACCCATTCTTTGTGATAGACATAAGCAACCCGTTTAAGCCGAAGGTTCTAGGAGCCTTAGAAATAGAAGGCTTTTCAGGATATCTTCATCCGTACGACGAAAGCCACATTATAGGCGTAGGCATGGAAGAAAACAGTGTGAAGGTTTCACTTTATAACGTTGCAGACGTCGCAAACCCAAAGGAAATTGACCGATTCCTAATAGGCAACTGGTCAACAACACCAGTTTTATGGGATCACAAGGCTTTCCTATTCGATAAAGAAAAACAAGTACTAGCACTACCCATTTCAATAAGCTGGATGGAAACTGTAAAAGAAAGAGAGTATTATTCTAAGGGCTTTTGGCAAGGCGCGTACATATTCAATATGTCACTAAATGGCTTCAAACTTAAAGGCTCTATCATCCATCAAGAAAACGCAACATTAGTTGAAGGCGACTTCGAAGTGAAAAGAATACTATTCATTAACAATGTGCTCTATACAGTGTCAAACGCAAAAGTCAAACTAAACAGCATGGAAGACTTGGCTTTCATAAAGGAGATAAAGCTAGGCTAA
- a CDS encoding radical SAM protein, with protein sequence MKVCLISPSYSSAVKSVIGISSPPLGLAYLASMVKDAHDVRIIDSNVLNYTLDDIRRELKNFYPDVVGITSATPSVYEAYRVAEVAKSVRDDCVVVLGGPHATFLPEEALTECRSVDIIVRGEGEETFQELINATDRKIPLENVRGIAFRKGDKIIVTDSRPFISDLDKIPFPSIDLLPVEKYALQGIKYMPIITSRGCPFKCSFCASSRLFGGCWRGRSPKNVVEEIKFIHDKFKIKNIEFIDDTFTLNGKRAEEICDEILREGLDISWGASSRVDTIHRGLAEKMRKAGCWIIYLGVESASQKILNTIGKKITISQIVKAVKTLKEAGIQILGSFILGFPEETIETAEQTIAFAKKLDLDYAQFSILTPYPGTPLYEYAKENNMLLTRDWSKFNAIEPVMKLKNLTIKQLQSLFERAYLTFYIRPKMLWRWVKQKQFHIIKSTIKTAANYLKSHVLYSS encoded by the coding sequence TTGAAAGTTTGCCTTATTTCTCCCTCTTACAGCTCAGCCGTTAAGTCCGTTATTGGGATCAGTTCTCCACCTTTGGGGCTTGCTTATTTGGCTTCTATGGTTAAAGATGCGCATGACGTTAGAATTATTGACTCAAACGTTTTGAATTATACTTTAGACGATATTAGAAGAGAGTTGAAAAATTTTTATCCGGATGTTGTCGGCATAACCTCAGCAACACCGTCCGTCTATGAAGCTTACAGGGTTGCTGAGGTTGCTAAGAGTGTGAGAGATGACTGTGTTGTTGTTTTGGGAGGGCCCCACGCAACTTTCCTTCCAGAGGAGGCCCTTACAGAATGTAGGAGCGTTGACATTATCGTTCGAGGTGAGGGTGAGGAAACCTTCCAAGAACTCATTAATGCAACAGACCGCAAAATCCCCTTGGAGAACGTTAGGGGTATAGCCTTTAGAAAAGGCGACAAAATAATTGTCACAGATTCAAGACCCTTCATTAGCGATTTAGATAAGATTCCTTTTCCAAGCATCGACCTGCTCCCCGTAGAGAAATATGCGCTTCAAGGGATAAAATATATGCCAATAATCACTAGTAGAGGATGCCCATTTAAATGTTCTTTTTGCGCTTCATCACGCCTTTTTGGAGGATGCTGGCGTGGCAGAAGCCCCAAAAACGTGGTTGAGGAGATTAAATTCATACACGATAAGTTCAAGATCAAAAACATAGAGTTTATTGACGACACCTTTACATTAAACGGTAAAAGAGCTGAAGAAATTTGTGATGAAATTTTAAGGGAAGGCCTTGACATTTCGTGGGGTGCCTCCTCAAGAGTTGACACCATCCACAGGGGGCTGGCTGAAAAAATGCGGAAAGCCGGATGTTGGATAATATATTTGGGCGTGGAGTCTGCATCCCAGAAAATCCTAAACACGATTGGGAAGAAAATAACCATAAGCCAAATTGTGAAGGCTGTTAAAACCTTAAAGGAAGCAGGAATTCAAATTCTAGGATCCTTCATTTTAGGTTTTCCTGAAGAAACGATTGAAACAGCTGAGCAGACGATAGCCTTTGCCAAAAAGCTTGACCTAGACTATGCACAGTTCTCAATTCTGACACCCTATCCCGGAACACCTCTCTATGAATATGCAAAGGAAAATAACATGCTGTTAACTAGAGACTGGTCCAAATTCAACGCTATAGAACCAGTAATGAAGCTAAAAAACTTAACCATAAAGCAGCTTCAATCCTTATTTGAGAGGGCTTACCTAACCTTCTACATAAGACCTAAAATGCTGTGGAGATGGGTTAAACAAAAACAGTTCCATATTATAAAAAGCACTATCAAAACGGCAGCAAACTATCTAAAAAGCCACGTCCTCTACTCTTCTTAA
- a CDS encoding nitroreductase family protein: MDLITAIKTRRSIRRYKPDPVEKEKLQAVLEAARWAPSWANTQCWEFIVVTSPETKRRLAETLTPRNPAIEAIKNAPVVIVACAKLGLSGFLRGEPIAGKENFYMFDVALALHNISLAAHSLGLGTLHVGAFDAKKAAEILEVPAGVTVVELMPIGYPLETPSAPARKELKDFVYYEKYGQKA; this comes from the coding sequence ATGGATCTGATTACAGCTATAAAAACGCGTAGATCTATCAGAAGATATAAACCTGATCCTGTTGAAAAGGAGAAACTTCAGGCTGTTTTGGAGGCTGCTCGATGGGCTCCTTCATGGGCTAACACTCAATGTTGGGAGTTTATAGTGGTTACAAGCCCTGAGACTAAAAGGAGGTTGGCTGAAACATTGACTCCACGGAACCCGGCGATTGAGGCTATAAAGAACGCTCCTGTGGTTATAGTTGCATGTGCAAAACTTGGACTTTCAGGATTTCTGAGAGGAGAGCCGATTGCTGGTAAAGAAAACTTTTACATGTTTGATGTAGCTTTAGCCCTTCACAACATAAGCCTTGCAGCTCATAGCCTAGGCTTAGGCACACTCCACGTGGGAGCTTTTGATGCCAAAAAAGCCGCCGAAATTCTTGAAGTCCCAGCAGGAGTAACCGTGGTAGAGCTTATGCCCATAGGCTACCCATTAGAGACCCCATCAGCCCCCGCCAGAAAGGAGCTTAAAGATTTCGTATATTACGAGAAATACGGGCAAAAAGCCTGA
- a CDS encoding Ldh family oxidoreductase → MARLYEKTVPVPPEEFVRVEWESLRSYVADVLKAYNVPEEHSKIVADVLVSADLMGIESHGVQRLRRYTVGIQVGSVNPKTSISIVKESPSTAWIDGGSGLGHVVAYNAMEIAIKKAMDTGVSVVGIRNSHHFGIAGYYALQAVKSNMIGLVMTNSEALVAYTHTVGRNVGTNPIAFGFPTRNPPPILFDAATSVIPIGKVEVYAKEGKKMPLGWAISPEGRLLDDPKEVLARKGAVLPLGGFGEEFGGHKGAGLALVVDLLCGVLTGANYGRNVKHTTDKERANVGHFMMAINIDKLTSLDYFLQRVEEYKGYVKSLSKISEDAEIWIPGEKAWLTMETRKKIGIPVHKNILKEIMEEGEKVGVEFKVKVLKDTA, encoded by the coding sequence GTGGCTAGATTATATGAGAAGACGGTTCCAGTGCCGCCTGAAGAGTTTGTTAGAGTCGAGTGGGAATCTTTGAGGAGTTATGTTGCTGATGTTTTGAAGGCTTATAATGTTCCTGAAGAGCATTCCAAGATAGTTGCTGACGTTCTTGTCTCAGCTGATCTCATGGGAATTGAAAGTCACGGGGTTCAGAGGCTTAGAAGATACACCGTTGGCATTCAAGTTGGTTCAGTTAACCCTAAAACGAGTATATCTATTGTGAAGGAGTCTCCATCGACAGCATGGATTGACGGGGGCTCTGGACTTGGGCATGTCGTAGCTTATAACGCCATGGAAATAGCTATTAAGAAGGCTATGGACACCGGCGTTTCTGTTGTTGGAATTAGAAACAGCCACCATTTCGGTATAGCTGGCTATTATGCTCTTCAAGCAGTCAAAAGCAACATGATCGGTCTAGTTATGACTAACTCTGAAGCTTTGGTGGCTTACACTCACACGGTGGGCAGAAATGTGGGCACGAATCCCATAGCCTTCGGCTTCCCAACCCGAAACCCTCCACCCATACTTTTTGATGCAGCCACAAGTGTTATTCCGATAGGTAAAGTTGAGGTTTACGCCAAGGAAGGGAAAAAAATGCCTTTGGGATGGGCTATATCTCCGGAAGGGAGACTTTTAGATGACCCCAAAGAGGTTTTAGCAAGAAAAGGTGCAGTGCTGCCTTTAGGAGGCTTTGGCGAAGAATTCGGGGGCCACAAGGGCGCTGGCTTAGCCCTTGTAGTGGACTTGCTATGCGGAGTTTTGACGGGCGCAAACTATGGCAGAAACGTGAAGCATACAACTGATAAAGAGCGGGCCAACGTGGGACATTTCATGATGGCAATTAACATAGACAAATTGACTTCTCTAGACTATTTCCTTCAAAGAGTTGAGGAATACAAAGGGTATGTGAAAAGTTTATCTAAGATATCTGAAGATGCTGAAATCTGGATTCCTGGAGAAAAAGCTTGGTTAACCATGGAGACACGTAAAAAAATTGGGATACCCGTCCATAAAAATATCTTGAAGGAAATCATGGAGGAAGGCGAGAAGGTCGGAGTGGAATTTAAAGTCAAAGTGCTTAAAGATACAGCATAA